A DNA window from Scomber japonicus isolate fScoJap1 chromosome 14, fScoJap1.pri, whole genome shotgun sequence contains the following coding sequences:
- the LOC128372804 gene encoding D(1)-like dopamine receptor — protein sequence MENYTMWSNFTQVLSELDGTGGEEEEGEEGEDGRSGGGNGGLRVLVGCVLFLLIVSTLLGNTLVCAAVVKFRHLRSKVTNFFVISLAVSDLFVAVLVMPWEAITEVTGTWLFGRFCGVWIAFDIMCSTASILNLCIISVDRYWAIASPFKYERKMTHRVAFVMIGVAWTLSILISFIPVQLNWHQAGEVEEEEVVEELVDLMSRNFTNSSNLNTSTAAKSCVANLNKTYAISSSLISFYIPVVIMIATYTRIYRIAQTQIRRITSLERAAEQAQNQGYGVNRNQHQQNRNNDEASLKSSFKKETKVLKTLSIIMGVFVFCWLPFFVLNCTVPFCDPPCVSDTTFTVFVWFGWANSSLNPVIYAFNADFRRAFATILGCNRICSSNAVEAVNFSNEMVSYHHDTTLQKETLVPAQPQQHARTINDESDHLEDMSAQFDEESLISNGSQSHNRLLLLPATVQLEDDPEISLETITPFTSVAGLESDVLIPGQIHQDG from the coding sequence ATGGAAAACTACACGATGTGGAGTAATTTTACTCAAGTTCTGTCGGAGCTGGACGGGACAggcggagaggaagaggagggggaggaaggggaggatgGCAGAAGCGGAGGAGGGAACGGCGGGCTGCGCGTCCTCGTCGGCTGCGTCCTGTTCCTGCTCATCGTGTCCACGCTGCTCGGGAACACGCTGGTGTGCGCAGCCGTGGTGAAGTTCCGCCACCTGCGCTCCAAAGTCACTAACTTCTTCGTCATCTCGCTGGCCGTGTCCGACCTGTTTGTGGCCGTGCTGGTGATGCCATGGGAAGCCATCACTGAGGTGACCGGCACGTGGCTGTTTGGCCGGTTTTGTGGTGTCTGGATTGCCTTTGACATCATGTGCTCCACCGCCTCCATCCTCAATCTGTGCATCATCAGTGTGGACCGCTACTGGGCCATCGCCAGCCCGTTCAAATACGAGCGGAAGATGACCCACCGGGTGGCGTTTGTCATGATTGGGGTGGCGTGGACGCTGTCAATCCTGATCTCCTTCATACCGGTGCAGCTCAACTGGCACCAGGctggggaggtggaggaggaggaggtggtggaggagttGGTAGACCTGATGAGCAGGAACTTCACCAACAGCAGCAACCTCAACACCAGCACCGCCGCCAAGAGCTGCGTCGCTAACTTGAACAAAACCTACgccatctcctcctccctcatcaGCTTTTACATCCCTGTGGTGATCATGATCGCCACCTACACCCGCATCTACAGGATCGCTCAGACCCAGATCCGCCGGATCACATCTTTGGAGCGGGCGGCGGAGCAGGCGCAGAACCAAGGCTACGGCGTTAACAGGAACCAGCACCAACAGAACAGGAACAACGATGAAGCCTCTTTAAAGTCATCGTTCAAGAAGGAAACCAAAGTCCTGAAGACGCTCTCCATCATCATGGGGGTGTTTGTGTTCTGCTGGCTGCCATTCTTCGTCCTCAACTGCACCGTCCCATTCTGTGACCCACCCTGCGTCAGCGACACCACCTTCACCGTCTTTGTGTGGTTCGGCTGGGCCAACTCCTCCCTCAACCCGGTCATCTACGCCTTCAACGCAGATTTCCGCCGGGCCTTCGCCACCATTCTGGGCTGCAACAGGATCTGCTCGAGCAACGCGGTGGAAGCCGTGAACTTCAGCAACGAGATGGTTTCTTATCACCATGACACGACGCTCCAGAAGGAGACGCTGGTCCCCGCACAGCCACAGCAACACGCTCGCACCATTAACGACGAGTCTGACCACTTGGAGGACATGAGCGCACAGTTTGACGAGGAGTCGCTCATCTCGAATGGTTCACAGAGCCAcaacagactgctgctgcttcctgccACCGTACAGCTGGAAGATGACCCGGAAATCTCCTTGGAGACGATCACACCGTTCACATCCGTGGCGGGGCTGGAGAGTGATGTGCTCATACCTGGACAAATCCACCAGGATGGCTAG